CCTGATACTTGAGTTTTGATTCCTTTAGCTCCAGCACGCATTGCACGTTGGATTGCTTGTTTTTGTGCACGACGGAAAGCGACACGTTGCTCCAATTGACGAGCAATTCCTTCACCTACAAGGTGAGCATCCAAATCAGGTTGTTTGATTTCGATGATGTTGATGTGTACTTGTTTTCCAGTCAATTTGTTAAGTTTTGCACGGAGTGCATCAACGTTAGCACCACCTTTACCGATAACCATACCTGGTTTAGCAGTGTGAAGTGAAACGTTAACTTTGTTTACTGCGCGTTCAATTTCGATAGTTGAAACTGCTGCGTCAGCAAGTTCTTTTTGAACGAATTTACGGATTGCAAGATCTTCATGAAGGTAATCCGCGTATTCTTTTTCAGCATACCATTTGGCATCCCAATCACGGATGATGCCGACACGCATACCAATTGGATGTACTTTTTGACCCACGATGTTACCTCCTTATTTTTCTGCAACAGCTACAGTGATGTGAGCTGTACGTTTGTTGATTGGTGAAGCTGAACCTTTCGCACGTGGACGGAAACGTTTCATAGTTGGTCCTTCGTTTGCGAATGCTTCAGATACTACCAAGTTAGCTTTGTCCAAACCAAAGTTATTTTCAGCGTTAGCTACAGCTGAATTCAAAACTTTCAAGATGATTTCAGCAGCTTTGTTTGGTGTGAATGTCAAGATTGCAATAGCATCGGCTACGCTTTTACCACGGATGTTGTCAAGAACAAGACGTGATTTACGAGGTGAAACACGTACTGTACGAGCCATTGCTTTAGCTGAAGTAATTTCTGCCATTTATGTTCTCCTTATTTTCTACGTGTTTTCTTGTCGTCTGCAGCGTGACCTTTGTAAGTACGAGTTGGTGCAAATTCACCAAGTTTGTGACCTACCATGTCTTCTTGGATGTAAACAGGTACGTGTTTACGTCCGTCATAAACTGCAATAGTGTAACCAATGAAACTTGGGAAGATCGTTGAACGACGTGACCAAGTTTTGATAACTTTTTTCTTTTCGTCGTTAGCTTGAGCTTCAACTTTTTTCATCAAATGCTCATCGACGAAAGGTCCTTTTTTAAGACTGCGTCCCATTTTTATATTTTCTCCTTTAAATGTTGTACCACAGCGGCTTGCGCTCACATGGAGCGCTACCGAGCTGGCGGATTTCCTAGTTGCTTAGGCGACTAGTTTACTATTATTTCTCGTTGCGACGACGAACGATAAGTTTGTCAGATTTCGCTTTCTTGTTACGAGTTTTAAGACCAAGAGCAGGTTTGCCCCATGGAGTAGATGGCGCTTTACGACCAACTGGTGCTTTACCTTCACCACCACCGTGTGGGTGATCGTTAGGGTTCATTACAGAACCACGAACTGTTGGGCGGATACCTTTCCAACGGCTACGTCCTGCTTTACCAAGGTTTACAAGTCCATGTTGTTCGTTTCCGACAACACCAACTGTAGCACGACAAGTTCCAAGAATCATACGAACTTCGCCAGATTGAAGACGAACAAGAACGTATTTACCTTCTTGACCCAATACTTGGGCAGAAGCACCAGCAGCACGTACCAATTCTCCACCACGACCTGGTTTCAACTCGATATTGTGAATCAAAGTACCAACTGGGATGTTAGCAAGTGGAAGAGCGTTTCCGACTTTGATATCTGCTTCAGGACCTGAAACGATACGTTGACCAACTTCAAGACCTTTTGGAGCAATGATGTATGCTTTCACACCGTCAGTGTAGTGTACAAGAGCGATGTTTGCAGAACGGTTTGGATCGTACTCGATTGTTTTAACAACTGCTTCAACGTTGTCTTTGTTACGTTTGAAGTCAACCAAACGGTAGAAACGTTTGTGTCCACCACCTTGGTGACGAACAGTGATACGACCGTTGTTGTTACGACCAGCCTTGCTCTTCAAAGCAACAAGCAATGATTTTTCAGGAGTGCTTGTTGTGATTTCAGCGAAATCCAAAGAAGTCATATTACGGCGACCGTTTGTTGTTGGTTTATAAACACGAATTCCCACGATATTTCCTCCTTAGATTATTCAGCTTCAGCAGCAAACAACTCGATTGCTTTTGAATCAGCTGTAAGTGTGATGATAGCTTTTTTAGTTTTGTTAGTAAAACCAGTGTAACGTCCAACACGTTTTGCTTTTGGTTTTACGTTGATTGTGTTAACATTGGCAACTTTAACACCTTCGAAAGCAGCTTCAACAGCTTGCTTAATCAAAAGTTTGTGTGCACGAGTGTCAACTTCAAATACATATTTTCCTGCTTCAAGTTGAGCCATTGAGCTTTCAGTGATGACAGGTTTTTTGATAACATCATACAAATTCATTATGCAAGAACCTCCTCGATTTTAGAGATAGCTGCTTGTGTGACAAGAAGTTTGTCGCTATTTGCGATGTCAAGAACACTTGCAGTTGTAGCAGTTGCAACTTTCACATTTGGAAGGTTACGAGCTGAAAGAGCTGCGAATTCATTTCCTTCTTCAAGGATAACAAGAACTTTAGAATCGATGCTCAATGCTGCAAGAACTTTTGCAAATTCAGCAGTTTTTGGAGCTGTAAATTCAAGAGAATCAACGGCTACAAATTTGTTTTCAGCAACTTTTTCAGAGTAAACTGATTTAAGAGCTAGGCGACGAACTTTTTGTGGAAGTTTGTAGCCATATGAACGTGGAGTTGGTCCGAAGACAACACCACCACCACGCCATTGTGGTGAGCGGATAGAACCTTGACGAGCACGTCCAGTTCCTTTTTGACGCCATGGTTTGCGTCCACCACCTGATACTGCAGAGCGGTTTTTAACAGCGTGTGTTCCTTGACGAAGGCTTGCGCGTTGGCTGATGATTACATCAAACACAACTGATTCATTTGGTTCGATACCAAATACTGCATCGTTAAGAACAACTTGGCCAGCTTCTTTACCAGTTTGGTCAAATAATGTTACGTTTGCCATTGTGACTGATTTCCCCTTTCTTTATTATTTACCAGCTTTAACTGCTGATTTGATAGTGATAAGAGATTTCTTAGCACCTGGTACGTTACCTTTGATAAGGATAACGTTCTTTTCTGGAACAACTTGTACAACTTCAAGGTTTTGAATTGTTACACGGTCGCCACCCATACGTCCTGCAAGGTTCTTACCTTTGAATACGCGGTTAGGTGCAACAGGTCCCATTGAACCTGGACGACGGTGGTAACGAGAACCGTGAGCCATTGGTCCACGTGATTGTCCGTGGCGTTTGATAACACCTTGGAAACCTTTACCTTTAGAAGTACCAGTTACGTCAACAACGTCTCCAGCTGCGAATGTTTCAACTGTGATTTCAGCACCAACTTCCAAGCCTTCAACGTTTTTGAATTCACGAATGAAGCGCTTAGGAGCCGTGTTAGCTTTCGCTACATGTCCTTTAGCAGGTTTGTTGCTCAATACTTCGCGTTTGTCATCGAAACCAACTTGGATAGCGTTGTATCCGTCTGTTTCTACAGTTTTAACTTGAAGAACAACGTTTGGAGTTGCTTCAATAACTGTTAC
The sequence above is a segment of the Streptococcus oralis ATCC 35037 genome. Coding sequences within it:
- the rplC gene encoding 50S ribosomal protein L3 codes for the protein MTKGILGKKVGMTQIFTEAGELIPVTVIEATPNVVLQVKTVETDGYNAIQVGFDDKREVLSNKPAKGHVAKANTAPKRFIREFKNVEGLEVGAEITVETFAAGDVVDVTGTSKGKGFQGVIKRHGQSRGPMAHGSRYHRRPGSMGPVAPNRVFKGKNLAGRMGGDRVTIQNLEVVQVVPEKNVILIKGNVPGAKKSLITIKSAVKAGK
- the rpsS gene encoding 30S ribosomal protein S19, which translates into the protein MGRSLKKGPFVDEHLMKKVEAQANDEKKKVIKTWSRRSTIFPSFIGYTIAVYDGRKHVPVYIQEDMVGHKLGEFAPTRTYKGHAADDKKTRRK
- the rplD gene encoding 50S ribosomal protein L4; translated protein: MANVTLFDQTGKEAGQVVLNDAVFGIEPNESVVFDVIISQRASLRQGTHAVKNRSAVSGGGRKPWRQKGTGRARQGSIRSPQWRGGGVVFGPTPRSYGYKLPQKVRRLALKSVYSEKVAENKFVAVDSLEFTAPKTAEFAKVLAALSIDSKVLVILEEGNEFAALSARNLPNVKVATATTASVLDIANSDKLLVTQAAISKIEEVLA
- the rplB gene encoding 50S ribosomal protein L2, whose amino-acid sequence is MGIRVYKPTTNGRRNMTSLDFAEITTSTPEKSLLVALKSKAGRNNNGRITVRHQGGGHKRFYRLVDFKRNKDNVEAVVKTIEYDPNRSANIALVHYTDGVKAYIIAPKGLEVGQRIVSGPEADIKVGNALPLANIPVGTLIHNIELKPGRGGELVRAAGASAQVLGQEGKYVLVRLQSGEVRMILGTCRATVGVVGNEQHGLVNLGKAGRSRWKGIRPTVRGSVMNPNDHPHGGGEGKAPVGRKAPSTPWGKPALGLKTRNKKAKSDKLIVRRRNEK
- the rplV gene encoding 50S ribosomal protein L22, which encodes MAEITSAKAMARTVRVSPRKSRLVLDNIRGKSVADAIAILTFTPNKAAEIILKVLNSAVANAENNFGLDKANLVVSEAFANEGPTMKRFRPRAKGSASPINKRTAHITVAVAEK
- the rpsC gene encoding 30S ribosomal protein S3; protein product: MGQKVHPIGMRVGIIRDWDAKWYAEKEYADYLHEDLAIRKFVQKELADAAVSTIEIERAVNKVNVSLHTAKPGMVIGKGGANVDALRAKLNKLTGKQVHINIIEIKQPDLDAHLVGEGIARQLEQRVAFRRAQKQAIQRAMRAGAKGIKTQVSGRLNGADIARAEGYSEGTVPLHTLRADIDYAWEEADTTYGKLGVKVWIYRGEVLPARKNTKGGK
- a CDS encoding 50S ribosomal protein L23, encoding MNLYDVIKKPVITESSMAQLEAGKYVFEVDTRAHKLLIKQAVEAAFEGVKVANVNTINVKPKAKRVGRYTGFTNKTKKAIITLTADSKAIELFAAEAE